One Babesia bovis T2Bo chromosome 4 map unlocalized Chr4_1, whole genome shotgun sequence genomic window carries:
- a CDS encoding AP2 domain family protein ACDC superfamily, with translation MDGNPTGVTHSSALNPYHVSNKGLYAHSSEMDSTSRSLWNVAESTLMNPQEHHGGWVPVNMPYSGMHQAVAPVNHPFIPTDPMYMDSSGYMRTETHLAEDEGDFVDMGSNLLNRTVDEKESVESEQVDEKDEFARTLPPSLRKQYEIFNTYGTITEQLRQEFVRRSKLFPKVRGVWFNSALRRMGWVGQAYKKCKRIERIFSVRQHGFAGARALAIEFRNSQKPTLKALEQYDETASQADTAYDNGSNDFAMAETTDPEKEIVDELIETQTTCAEHPGSYGISLNESGNTTKSEATLCSEGDMDQLGNTVGHTSFEDDISSEFYYYKTNLTPEEIVHRDHMCKKALKFMLHELSHLIDLDIPLPGLNKDMCQKGIQYHLGAIEKAKSAREMVPYIAIFGGHICLGIPPLDIPYNEIYSIISLLSYSLPLGTEFSASSTMPFVNKKYVADIRDLIVS, from the coding sequence ATGGATGGCAACCCTACTGGTGTAACCCATAGCTCAGCGTTGAATCCTTACCACGTATCGAACAAAGGACTATATGCACATAGTAGCGAGATGGATTCTACAAGCCGTTCCTTGTGGAATGTAGCGGAATCCACCTTAATGAACCCTCAGGAGCATCATGGAGGATGGGTGCCTGTGAACATGCCATACAGTGGTATGCACCAAGCAGTGGCACCGGTAAATCATCCCTTTATACCAACTGACCCTATGTACATGGATTCTTCCGGGTACATGCGTACTGAGACCCATTTGGCTGAGGATGAAGGTGATTTCGTGGATATGGGTTCTAACCTACTCAATAGAACCGTGGATGAAAAGGAGTCAGTGGAAAGCGAGCAGGTTGACGAGAAGGATGAATTTGCAAGGACACTGCCACCTTCACTCAGGAAGCAATATGAGATATTCAACACCTACGGCACCATAACTGAGCAGTTGCGCCAGGAGTTCGTTAGGCGCAGCAAGCTGTTCCCCAAGGTCCGTGGAGTCTGGTTCAACTCTGCCCTTAGGCGCATGGGATGGGTAGGTCAGGCATACAAGAAGTGCAAGCGCATTGAGAGGATATTCTCCGTGAGGCAACATGGTTTCGCTGGCGCTCGCGCCCTTGCTATAGAATTCCGTAACTCCCAGAAGCCCACTTTAAAAGCGCTAGAGCAATATGACGAAACCGCGTCACAAGCAGATACGGCGTATGACAACGGGAGTAATGACTTCGCCATGGCAGAAACCACAGACCCGGAAAAGGAGATTGTAGACGAACTGATTGAAACTCAGACTACCTGCGCTGAGCACCCTGGTAGCTATGGAATCTCACTGAATGAATCGGGTAATACCACTAAAAGTGAAGCCACGCTGTGCTCTGAAGGTGATATGGACCAGCTGGGTAACACCGTGGGTCATACATCCTTCGAAGACGACATCTCAAGCGAGTTCTACTATTATAAGACTAACCTCACACCCGAGGAGATTGTACACCGGGACCATATGTGCAAAAAGGCGTTAAAGTTCATGCTGCATGAACTGTCGCACCTAATTGACCTTGACATACCATTACCCGGGCTAAACAAGGATATGTGCCAAAAGGGGATCCAATACCACCTTGGTGCTATTGAAAAAGCAAAGAGTGCAAGGGAGATGGTGCCATATATAGCCATTTTCGGGGGGCATATCTGCCTAGGTATACCACCACTTGATATCCCCTATAACGAGATATACAGCATCATCTCGCTGTTATCGTATTCATTGCCTCTTGGCACTGAGTTCAGTGCCTCGAGTACAATGCCTTTTGTCAACAAGAAATACGTTGCTGACATCCGGGACCTCATTGTATCATGA
- a CDS encoding DNA gyrase B family protein yields MTGISRLTATGRWIQVVLQWCIILLLYEALYALAVTTRTVPNGSKPTLSILSSDSAITGTRPYKGFVFNDARGYYPETGRVSRSKTANIKSRGLRTYSTTEESLEEDLINETDESVVPDNTELEAASSVNQEYVELQDGPEVPRPRLSEYSTDDIVVLQGLEAVRKRPGMYIGNTTETGLHQLLFEILDNSVDEYLAGCCNKITVTLRADGSAEISDNGRGIPCDVSEKTGKSGLETVLTVLHSGGKFNDTTSKPTPEDQVDEFYDTHISRKFRSQHVRGLRKRLKDASSNPYEYASGLHGVGLSVVNALSAWLRADVYKGTKQYSIQLSRGMVTEPLSVSKCAKRTGTTISFMPDYDHVFIAHHDHQVDTECPGCASAFNHDTVRNRIEELSYVNPMLTLRLVDERLVNEDGSFHEETFMHKGGTREFLQDIIKDRVPLYKSANIINIRGKSGGVEVEVSLSWAAETYAAQLKGFANNVSTSAGTHIEGFKAAITKAVNHACRRAGLFKHKAPSISGEFIREGLTAIISVKLMGAEFDGQTKSKLGNQIARTAVERIVSYQMNEILEKHPQLLTAIYNKSIAAKRAFEVAKHAKELVRQKNANFLTTGLPAKLSDCTSNDIGLTELFIVEGESAAGNAKQARNRRFQAVLPLKGKILNIEKISSDLKVMENEEIKLLISSIGLAVNPQTWRQDTLSHVENMVPTSTRDALVATGPVGTTVDTTEASSSDSVDNNNVTATDNLGNIPVDASSLAQLPLRYGKIILLTDADVDGAHLRILLLGLLFRICPQLYEHGRVYIACPPLYRITNMRKGNKARNGPNASAYTYAWSEEELPIAINKEMAPYNLDSVPSEDIADTEQTPEIKPDSMRGITVQRFKGLGEMMAQQLWDTTMNPDKRILRRISVQDGMRASKMLELLMGGDVQSRKEFIFTHADAFQLHDLDR; encoded by the coding sequence ATGACTGGAATATCCCGCCTCACTGCTACTGGCAGATGGATACAGGTGGTTTTGCAGTGGTGTATAATTCTGTTACTCTATGAAGCGCTGTATGCATTGGCCGTGACTACACGCACTGTACCCAATGGCTCGAAACCGACGTTATCGATATTGTCATCGGATAGCGCTATAACGGGAACTCGCCCTTATAAGGGGTTTGTATTCAATGATGCACGTGGATATTATCCTGAGACCGGGCGTGTATCTAGATCTAAAACTGCAAACATCAAGTCGCGGGGACTACGCACGTATTCTACAACTGAGGAGTCCCTAGAGGAAGATCTGATAAATGAAACGGATGAAAGCGTTGTACCAGACAACACGGAACTTGAGGCCGCCAGTAGCGTTAATCAGGAATATGTGGAGCTACAGGATGGCCCCGAAGTGCCACGGCCAAGGTTATCGGAGTACAGTACCGACGACATTGTCGTGCTGCAGGGCCTAGAAGCAGTGCGCAAGCGCCctggtatgtatattggtAACACAACAGAAACCGGGTTGCACCAGCTACTATTCGAAATCCTGGACAATTCAGTTGATGAGTACCTAGCGGGCTGCTGCAATAAGATTACAGTAACCCTGCGTGCAGACGGGTCAGCTGAGATATCGGACAATGGTAGAGGTATCCCATGCGATGTATCCGAGAAGACTGGCAAGTCTGGTTTGGAAACTGTGCTGACTGTATTGCACTCCGGTGGTAAATTCAACGACACTACGTCAAAGCCGACTCCAGAGGACCAGGTCGATGAATTCTATGATACGCATATATCTAGAAAATTCAGATCACAGCACGTGCGCGGGCTGCGGAAGCGCTTAAAGGATGCCAGTAGTAACCCTTACGAATATGCCTCAGGGCTCCATGGAGTAGGGCTGTCCGTGGTAAATGCGCTTAGCGCGTGGCTGCGCGCTGATGTTTACAAAGGTACGAAGCAGTACAGTATCCAGTTATCCAGGGGCATGGTGACTGAACCCTTGTCGGTATCCAAGTGCGCTAAACGTACTGGCACCACTATATCGTTCATGCCGGATTACGATCACGTGTTTATAGCGCACCACGACCATCAGGTGGATACTGAATGCCCCGGCTGTGCCAGTGCGTTTAATCACGATACGGTGCGAAACCGTATAGAGGAGCTGTCCTACGTCAATCCCATGCTTACACTGCGGCTAGTGGATGAACGACTGGTGAACGAAGATGGAAGCTTCCATGAGGAGACGTTCATGCACAAGGGAGGTACCCGAGAATTCCTCCAGGATATCATCAAGGACCGAGTGCCGCTATACAAGTCAGccaatatcatcaacatACGAGGCAAGTCTGGCGGAGTGGAAGTAGAGGTGTCCCTGAGCTGGGCCGCTGAAACCTATGCGGCCCAGCTCAAGGGGTTCGCTAATAACGTAAGTACATCCGCAGGCACGCATATTGAAGGCTTCAAGGCAGCTATAACCAAAGCAGTAAACCACGCATGCCGACGTGCTGGGCTATTCAAGCATAAGGCACCATCAATCAGTGGAGAATTCATACGAGAAGGGCTTACCGCCATTATATCGGTCAAGCTTATGGGTGCTGAATTCGACGGTCAAACGAAATCTAAATTGGGTAACCAAATTGCACGCACTGCAGTGGAGCGTATAGTGTCGTACCAGATGAACGAGATCCTGGAAAAGCACCCGCAGCTGCTAACggcaatatataacaagTCAATAGCAGCGAAGCGAGCTTTCGAGGTGGCGAAGCACGCCAAAGAACTTGTAAGGCAGAAGAACGCCAACTTCTTGACAACAGGGCTGCCTGCCAAACTATCGGATTGTACATCCAACGATATAGGACTGACTGAACTGTTTATAGTCGAGGGTGAAAGTGCCGCTGGTAACGCTAAACAAGCCCGTAACCGAAGGTTCCAGGCAGTATTGCCACTTAAAGGTAAAATCCTAAATATCGAAAAAATCAGCAGTGACTTGAAAGTCATGGAAAATGAAGAGATCAAGCTACTGATATCGTCAATCGGGCTAGCTGTCAATCCACAAACATGGAGGCAAGATACTTTGAGCCACGTGGAAAACATGGTGCCCACATCAACGAGGGATGCCTTAGTGGCTACAGGGCCTGTAGGTACAACTGTGGATACTACAGAGGCTAGCAGCAGTGACTCTGTGGATAATAATAATGTTACCGCCACAGATAATCTAGGTAACATCCCAGTAGATGCCAGTTCACTGGCACAACTACCGCTGCGATATGGTAAAATCATTTTGCTGACGGATGCCGATGTTGACGGTGCGCATCTAAGGATACTGCTGCTGGGACTGCTGTTTCGTATATGCCCACAGCTATATGAACATGGTAGGGTGTACATAGCATGCCCGCCGCTATACCGTATCACCAATATGCGCAAAGGCAACAAAGCAAGGAATGGCCCTAATGCGTCCGCATACACATACGCTTGGAGCGAGGAGGAGCTGCCAATTGCCATTAACAAGGAGATGGCACCTTACAACTTAGATAGCGTGCCTAGTGAGGATATAGCAGATACCGAACAAACGCCAGAAATTAAGCCAGACTCAATGCGAGGTATAACAGTACAGAGGTTCAAGGGACTGGGTGAAATGATGGCCCAGCAACTGTGGGATACCACAATGAACCCTGATAAGAGAATACTGCGTAGAATATCAGTGCAAGACGGTATGCGCGCCTCGAAAATGCTGGAGCTGCTCATGGGTGGAGACGTGCAGTCACGCAAGGAGTTTATATTCACACATGCCGATGCATTCCAGCTACATGACCTAGATAGGTAG
- a CDS encoding ATP-dependent metallopeptidase HflB/ftsH family protein, producing the protein MDPANTRRPPLGGAQYSNASYDEQDYAYEYDNDSSAITRPFFGKHAGFAQMPYSHDRNGETPMTDPGSTTSFAANISSGLANKWNMFRSSIYKSLPPETPSVITGPSPMAQNMSKSAWSFNVPSVMSYFMTSVYNSCVTLLSAGMWLLLQVLGIAAGVVLTGLILTALGSFLVPKDNDFGNVTPKNKPATRDDRTQQTAPPPERPPVMLERVYFKDIMGIDEAKEELMEVVKFIKQPKLYHDIGAKIPKGVLLVGPPGTGKTMLAKAVATEANIPFIYTSGPEFVEIFVGQGAQRVRNLFAKARKQAPCIVFIDEIDAIGAKRASGSLGGQNREHDQTLNQLLVEMDGFNLSTGITVLAATNRMEALDRALLRPGRFDRVVHIPLPSLDGREAILKRYLSGIKYDKDNVDVRALAKLTPGYSGADLKNLVNEAALNCVRSGRTQVSTTDLQEARDKVGMGSIRRTTQPELQRKMTAYHEAGHALVAFHLYPDADPVHKATIIHRGSALGFVEQLPEDDRQSYKLAQMKARLAICMGGRIAEELVFGKENVTSGASSDIVAASELAYRMVTEWGMSPKLGPVNLRRIGGIQTPHGTRKLSHDTAQTVEQEVERLVSEAHFRAASILRRHRNQLERIAERLLEEETLTGEQIRQIIAETR; encoded by the coding sequence ATGGATCCCGCGAACACACGAAGACCGCCACTAGGAGGCGCGCAATACTCCAACGCATCGTATGATGAACAGGATTATGCATACGAATATGATAATGACTCATCGGCAATAACACGACCATTCTTCGGCAAACACGCCGGATTCGCACAGATGCCATACAGCCACGATCGCAATGGCGAAACACCAATGACCGACCCAGGAAGTACCACGAGCTTCGCAGCCAATATCAGTAGTGGATTGGCAAACAAATGGAATATGTTCCGCAGCAGTATATACAAATCACTACCACCGGAGACTCCATCGGTCATCACTGGACCGTCGCCAATGGCACAAAATATGAGTAAATCCGCATGGTCGTTTAACGTACCGTCAGTTATGTCATACTTCATGACGTCTGTATACAACTCATGTGTTACATTACTGTCAGCGGGAATGTGGCTGCTGCTACAGGTACTGGGAATAGCTGCAGGAGTTGTACTTACAGGACTCATATTAACGGCACTAGGTAGCTTCCTTGTGCCAAAAGATAATGATTTCGGTAATGTAACGCCGAAGAATAAACCGGCTACCAGAGATGACCGGACGCAACAGACGGCACCACCACCTGAAAGACCACCTGTTATGCTAGAACGAGTGTACTTCAAGGATATAATGGGCATAGACGAGGCGAAAGAAGAGTTAATGGAAGTAGTGAAGTTCATTAAACAGCCTAAACTATACCACGATATTGGAGCTAAGATACCAAAAGGCGTTTTGTTAGTGGGACCACCAGGAACTGGGAAGACAATGCTAGCCAAGGCAGTAGCCACCGAAGCTAACATACCctttatatataccagtgGACCGGAGTTTGTGGAAATATTCGTGGGTCAGGGTGCGCAACGAGTACGTAATTTATTTGCAAAAGCAAGGAAGCAAGCACCATGTATAGTTTTTATagatgaaattgatgccATAGGAGCCAAGAGAGCGTCAGGATCACTAGGTGGACAAAATCGCGAACATGACCAAACCTTAAACCAGCTGCTAGTAGAAATGGATGGATTCAATCTGTCCACAGGAATCACCGTGCTGGCAGCAACAAACAGAATGGAGGCACTTGATAGAGCACTACTAAGACCAGGTAGATTCGATCGGGTAGTGCATATACCACTGCCTTCACTAGACGGCCGTGAAGCTATACTCAAGAGATACCTATCGGGAATAAAATATGACAAGGATAACGTAGATGTCAGGGCATTGGCCAAGCTGACACCAGGGTACTCCGGTGCAGATTTGAAAAACCTAGTCAATGAAGCTGCACTTAACTGTGTACGTAGCGGGAGAACACAAGTAAGCACAACTGATCTACAGGAAGCAAGAGATAAAGTAGGTATGGGATCAATACGACGAACGACGCAACCTGAATTGCAAAGGAAGATGACGGCATACCACGAAGCGGGCCATGCACTGGTAGCATTCCACCTGTACCCAGATGCTGACCCTGTACATAAAGCGACCATCATACATAGAGGGTCCGCATTGGGATTCGTAGAACAACTGCCTGAAGATGATAGGCAAAGCTATAAACTAGCACAAATGAAAGCAAGATTGGCTATATGCATGGGAGGACGTATCGCAGAAGAACTTGTATTCGGAAAGGAAAATGTAACATCAGGAGCATCCAGTGATATTGTAGCAGCATCGGAATTGGCATACAGAATGGTCACAGAATGGGGAATGAGCCCAAAATTAGGACCTGTCAATCTAAGACGAATCGGTGGTATACAAACACCACATGGAACACGTAAACTGTCACATGATACTGCACAGACTGTGGAGCAAGAAGTTGAAAGATTAGTTAGCGAAGCACACTTCCGTGCAGCATCCATACTACGGAGACATCGAAACCAGCTAGAACGAATTGCTGAACGACTACTGGAAGAGGAAACTTTAACCGGTGAACAGATTCGACAGATAATCGCCGAAACTCGATAA
- a CDS encoding Vps16 N-terminal region family protein, giving the protein MDFRSPVEQWHSLGDRSVERESWSLTPPSWRGTADDVWAVAPLGSLVAVVSDRLDPASSFAENVKCQLRIFRGGSFGLVTSVPWLVRLDTLLSLHWSDDGLLVAIFKNACVRVFSAHGEFMQHFYLQVIESDLRGVNLDPDMVIIHVWGAGAVYVNKDTGCIYLQRGFEGRNCIQVPIGDFSLRIIALGVLPSADWFDSILILCKVDGVSYIKIHDIVRCHSFDDFDLYIHDLGTPLDTVYDEVVAYGHASFGGEGTHFVLRERASGSICSMLYTGTSMTALWHGTFDKVSRVYVLGHGAVALLVDDGITLALGNDIDTSPIATLHFPMSVCCVASDYGGGIRAFSTDRCDYIGIVSSDLESVFGIGSCSPSAVLLRSFDMFHRDDVKACETLGLIGNSVHDAAAVCTSAALDCWDLDIAYMLLDAASFGLSLNSVRPDAMGSIEPGSTLDTKLYPPGIPNVLTPMTNPDTTDSMGAHGPPEYASSNSRVCSRSLSLSMLRVASALRSEVSDIRTTGSQLLALDPRFLSVLLSAQHCHLLAMRISDFLGIDKNPILLHWVRTRVKLGARMTDSELLESITKLLDGYAGMLLPYADIACAVAAEKRFNLALLLLDRERSLPRKFRTLCSWGEYSKAGSVAIESCDLMYAAAVLFPLQSGHKLDGVVELARGNTCVRDVFVKQCRLAGAGDVLQVFFERLDDIYSAGVNAVRQALSLLYPVSSGVKPALHQLVSHMSIDTKGEDCSTWLKFASDFFTSLAVSKGAHVENARVWRDCISHQRSLISMQLELERSIPGLSGLVGRSLSHTVYTLYRLERNKDASSLANKFNMPFTQHWRCRLSAAHAMHNINDLLQMANDKSAHNQYVCMKNGKAALDLVLEALLSLGATSAVESVVVTLRQPQQQYWRDRLNVRSGVSVVPSSDTSSSLISSISRRLWHG; this is encoded by the coding sequence ATGGACTTCCGTTCGCCCGTGGAGCAATGGCACTCTTTGGGTGACAGGAGCGTTGAGCGCGAATCCTGGTCGTTGACTCCGCCAAGTTGGCGTGGTACTGCTGATGACGTTTGGGCTGTTGCTCCCTTAGGTTCATTGGTTGCAGTAGTCAGCGACCGCTTGGACCCTGCATCATCGTTTGCTGAGAATGTTAAATGTCAGTTGCGCATATTTCGCGGTGGTTCGTTTGGTTTGGTGACATCCGTTCCGTGGCTAGTTCGTTTGGATACATTGCTATCACTTCATTGGAGTGACGACGGTCTTTTGGTTGCTATATTTAAGAATGCCTGCGTTCGTGTATTTTCTGCTCACGGTGAGTTTATGCAGCACTTCTATTTACAAGTCATCGAGAGTGACCTTCGCGGTGTGAATTTGGACCCTGATATGGTTATTATACACGTTTGGGGTGCTGGTGCTGTATATGTTAACAAGGACACTGGCTGCATCTATCTTCAGCGTGGTTTTGAGGGCCGCAATTGCATTCAAGTTCCAATTGGTGATTTTTCGTTGCGCATTATAGCCTTAGGTGTCCTTCCCTCTGCTGACTGGTTTGATTCCATATTGATCCTATGTAAAGTTGATGGCGTATCCTATATTAAAATTCACGATATAGTTCGATGTCATTCATTTGATGACTTTGACCTTTACATTCACGATTTGGGCACACCACTGGATACAGTTTATGACGAGGTGGTTGCATATGGTCATGCATCTTTTGGTGGCGAAGGCACCCACTTTGTTTTACGTGAGCGTGCCAGTGGTTCCATATGCtctatgttatataccGGCACATCTATGACAGCTTTATGGCATGGTACGTTTGACAAAGTTTCACGTGTTTATGTTCTTGGCCATGGTGCAGTGGCTCTATTGGTTGATGACGGTATTACTTTAGCTCTTGGGAATGATATTGACACTAGTCCCATAGCGACTCTTCACTTTCCCATGTCAGTTTGTTGCGTTGCTTCTGACTATGGTGGTGGCATTCGTGCTTTCTCCACAGATCGTTGTGACTATATCGGTATTGTATCTAGTGACCTCGAATCAGTTTTTGGTATTGGTTCATGCAGTCCTTCAGCTGTTCTTTTACGTTCATTTGACATGTTTCACCGTGATGACGTCAAGGCTTGTGAGACTCTAGGTTTAATAGGTAACTCGGTACACGACGCTGCTGCCGTTTGCACTTCAGCTGCACTGGACTGCTGGGATTTGGACATTGCCTATATGTTGCTAGATGCTGCATCATTTGGTTTATCGTTGAATTCAGTACGTCCTGATGCCATGGGCTCAATAGAGCCTGGGTCAACGTTAGACACCAAGTTATATCCTCCTGGTATACCCAATGTGCTAACTCCTATGACAAATCCCGATACCACTGATTCCATGGGTGCACATGGTCCCCCTGAGTATGCATCTAGTAACTCCAGGGTTTGCAGCCGTTCTCTATCGTTATCTATGTTACGTGTTGCCAGTGCACTGCGTTCTGAGGTTAGTGACATTAGAACTACTGGTTCCCAGCTATTGGCATTGGATCCTCGATTTCTATCTGTGTTACTATCTGCTCAGCACTGCCACTTATTGGCTATGCGTATATCTGACTTTTTGGGCATTGATAAGAATCCCATTCTTCTTCATTGGGTACGTACTCGTGTTAAGCTGGGTGCTCGCATGACAGATTCTGAACTATTAGAGAGCATAACTAAGCTTTTGGATGGTTACGCTGGTATGTTACTACCTTATGCTGACATTGCTTGTGCTGTTGCTGCTGAGAAACGATTTAACCTTGCGTTATTACTATTGGACCGTGAGCGAAGCTTACCTCGGAAATTCCGTACTTTATGTTCTTGGGGTGAGTATTCCAAGGCTGGTTCAGTTGCTATTGAGTCCTGTGACCTTATGTACGCTGCTGCGGTTTTGTTCCCTTTACAATCTGGTCACAAGCTTGATGGCGTCGTAGAGCTTGCTCGTGGCAACACTTGCGTTCGTGATGTTTTTGTGAAGCAGTGTAGATTAGCTGGTGCTGGTGACGTCTTACAAGTATTTTTTGAGCGTCTCGATGACATATACAGTGCTGGTGTCAATGCGGTTCGTCAGGCTTTATCTTTGTTATATCCAGTATCATCAGGTGTTAAGCCAGCTTTACACCAGTTGGTATCACATATGTCTATTGATACTAAGGGCGAGGACTGTTCCACTTGGTTGAAGTTTGCTTCTGATTTTTTTACTTCTCTTGCTGTTTCCAAGGGTGCCCATGTTGAAAACGCTCGTGTATGGCGTGACTGCATATCGCATCAGCGCAGCTTGATTTCAATGCAGCTAGAGCTTGAGCGTAGCATTCCGGGTTTATCTGGTTTGGTAGGCCGCAGTTTATCGCATACTGTCTATACGCTATATCGTTTGGAGCGTAATAAGGATGCTAGTTCGCTTGCTAATAAGTTTAACATGCCGTTTACCCAGCATTGGCGATGTCGTCTTTCTGCTGCCCACGCGATGCATAACATTAACGACTTATTACAGATGGCTAATGACAAGAGTGCCCATAATCAGTATGTTTGTATGAAGAATGGCAAGGCTGCTTTGGACCTTGTTCTTGAGGCACTGTTATCATTGGGTGCTACTAGTGCTGTTGAGTCTGTGGTTGTGACTTTACGTCAGCCTCAGCAGCAGTATTGGCGTGATCGTTTGAACGTTCGTTCTGGTGTTTCCGTGGTGCCTAGTTCCGACACCAGTTCATCTTTGATATCTAGTATATCTAGGAGACTTTGGCACGGTTAA
- a CDS encoding WD domain G-beta repeat family protein, producing the protein MAEDPNDSIPLAQRMGVDRICIDYAPTLVPWLTHGKYERRLRIPRHRDTPLDFNIVRPPFCYSSFGNNYNGVCSHLAHASFNRNKFPIVSLRWFPNGKTLLAGSQGGKLIMWNGLTFHFDDIKRYPVSGGSVTALEWSPDGDYLISGDEYGKLALLSPALSLLDNTLFEGLSKPVLDLSMSHNGSKVCACADTYSPHIWDVQRRELEGVLSGAHVDTTSVSCLQWHPSRSLIATGSKINVVSLWDPSTREQISTIHAHKAPICKVSWNPDGYSFLTAGVDGLVKLWDLRMMKQLLLYRIATPVSSSTVTVSGANPTPMKLMTIPTTIGWNPVQRNVFAVCDNKSRLFYFSSNFAEPLAVLNVNLGDERDTATLAMDWHPMGHMLATCSEDRVVRFWSRSQPGGLLQQHQEAREFADGELVKSFPLSRFKLDTLDISTVLSVGSDTR; encoded by the coding sequence ATGGCTGAGGACCCTAATGACTCCATCCCGCTTGCTCAGCGCATGGGTGTAGATCGCATTTGTATAGATTACGCTCCCACATTAGTTCCTTGGTTAACCCATGGCAAGTACGAGCGTCGTTTGAGGATACCTCGTCATCGTGACACTCCTTTGGACTTTAACATTGTTCGTCCACCATTTTGTTATTCCAGTTTTGGTAATAACTACAATGGTGTCTGCAGTCATTTAGCTCATGCTTCTTTCAATCGCAACAAATTCCCTATTGTCAGTTTACGTTGGTTTCCCAATGGCAAGACTTTACTTGCTGGTAGTCAGGGTGGCAAGTTGATTATGTGGAACGGTTTAACTTTTCATTTTGACGACATTAAGCGTTACCCTGTGAGTGGTGGCAGTGTTACAGCTTTGGAATGGTCTCCTGACGGTGACTATTTAATATCCGGTGATGAGTATGGCAAGCTTGCTTTGTTATCTCCAGCTTTAAGTTTACTTGACAACACTTTATTTGAGGGATTAAGCAAGCCTGTATTGGATCTTTCCATGTCACACAATGGCTCTAAGGTTTGTGCCTGTGCTGATACGTATTCACCTCATATTTGGGACGTCCAGCGTCGTGAGCTAGAGGGTGTTTTAAGTGGTGCTCATGTTGACACTACCAGTGTATCATGTTTGCAGTGGCATCCATCTAGGTCATTGATTGCCACTGGCAGTAAGATTAATGTGGTATCACTTTGGGACCCTTCAACTCGTGAGCAGATATCTACTATCCACGCTCACAAAGCTCCCATTTGCAAGGTATCATGGAACCCCGATGGCTATTCCTTTTTGACCGCTGGTGTTGATGGTTTAGTGAAGCTATGGGACTTACGTATGATGAAGCAGTTGTTGTTATATCGCATTGCCACACCGGTATCCAGTAGTACAGTTACTGTATCAGGTGCCAATCCAACTCCTATGAAGCTGATGACTATTCCTACTACCATTGGTTGGAACCCTGTCCAGCGCAATGTATTCGCTGTTTGTGACAACAAGTCGCGTTTATTTTACTTTTCTAGCAATTTTGCTGAGCCTTTGGCTGTATTGAATGTGAATTTGGGTGACGAGCGTGACACTGCCACTTTAGCTATGGACTGGCATCCCATGGGCCACATGTTGGCTACATGTTCCGAGGATCGTGTAGTTCGTTTTTGGAGTCGCAGTCAGCCTGGTGGTCTGCTTCAGCAGCATCAGGAGGCTCGTGAATTCGCTGATGGTGAATTGGTCAAGTCATTTCCATTATCACGTTTCAAGTTGGACACGCTTGACATATCAACTGTGTTATCAGTTGGTTCTGACACTCGTTAG